A region from the Salidesulfovibrio onnuriiensis genome encodes:
- a CDS encoding sugar ABC transporter permease, with the protein MSTTAHKTDFMQQIMGFLKENGTLIALVILAAIFGFMDDAFFTPRNITNLARQTTIIGIISVGMTMVIIINGIDLSVGSIVGLSAIMVTLLMQQGMNVWAAILLTLLVAGVLIGLWNGFWVAHYNIPPFIITLGMMTIARGLALTLSNGSSVPVTDPLFPELGGSFISPAYSGILIAAALVFFFLSLFRGVQQKKKYNVTIRAQKIVASSIIAVAGLGLAFWVFTAYRGIPYPVLIFGVIAALGVFILNNTMLGRRIYAIGGNEEAARLSGIRIYRVKLIVYSIITTLSALSGILLASRLNGASPNLGNMFELDAISAVIIGGTSFSGGVGTITGTVIGAFIIGIMNNGMSLLGVETFYQLIIKGLIIILAVWFDVLNKRKSA; encoded by the coding sequence ATGAGCACCACCGCACATAAAACCGATTTCATGCAACAGATCATGGGCTTCCTCAAGGAAAACGGAACGCTCATCGCGCTCGTCATCCTGGCCGCCATCTTCGGCTTCATGGACGACGCGTTCTTCACCCCGCGCAACATCACCAACCTGGCGCGGCAGACCACCATCATCGGCATCATTTCCGTGGGCATGACCATGGTCATCATCATCAACGGCATCGACCTTTCCGTCGGTTCCATTGTCGGCCTTTCGGCCATCATGGTCACCCTGCTCATGCAGCAGGGCATGAACGTCTGGGCGGCGATCCTGCTCACCCTGCTCGTGGCGGGCGTGCTCATCGGCCTGTGGAACGGCTTCTGGGTCGCCCACTACAACATCCCGCCGTTCATCATCACCCTGGGCATGATGACCATTGCCCGGGGCCTGGCATTGACCCTCTCCAACGGCAGCTCAGTGCCGGTCACCGACCCTCTGTTCCCTGAACTGGGCGGCTCGTTCATCTCCCCGGCCTATTCGGGAATCCTCATAGCGGCCGCCCTCGTCTTCTTCTTCCTCAGCCTCTTCCGGGGCGTGCAGCAGAAAAAGAAGTACAATGTCACCATCAGGGCCCAGAAGATCGTCGCCTCCTCGATCATTGCGGTGGCCGGCCTGGGACTCGCCTTCTGGGTCTTCACGGCCTATCGGGGCATCCCCTACCCGGTGCTCATCTTCGGCGTCATCGCCGCCCTGGGGGTCTTCATCCTGAACAACACCATGCTCGGCCGGCGCATCTACGCCATCGGCGGCAACGAGGAGGCGGCCCGCCTCTCCGGCATCCGCATCTACCGGGTCAAGCTCATCGTCTATTCCATCATCACCACCCTGTCCGCCCTGTCGGGCATCCTGCTGGCCTCGCGGCTCAACGGGGCCTCCCCCAACCTGGGGAACATGTTCGAGCTCGACGCCATCTCCGCCGTCATCATCGGCGGCACCAGCTTCTCGGGCGGCGTGGGCACCATCACGGGCACGGTCATCGGCGCCTTCATCATCGGCATCATGAACAACGGCATGAGCCTGCTGGGGGTGGAGACCTTCTACCAGCTCATCATCAAGGGCCTGATCATCATCCTGGCCGTGTGGTTCGACGTGCTCAACAAGCGCAAGTCCGCCTAG
- a CDS encoding sugar ABC transporter ATP-binding protein: protein MQTAQVIAMGEVVLEMKNIVKDFPGVRALDDVNFEARAGEVLALVGENGAGKSTLMKVLSGVWPYPTYEGDIFVKGKRCRFRNTREAEAAKVAIIYQELNLIPELTVAENIFLDRQFCSRLGVVNWSRVYAEAQNLLDQLHIKGVNPTDKVSELTVGKQQMVEIAKALSKDAEILVFDEPTSALTDKEVDALFKTIRKLKENGVCMTYISHKMDELEIIADRVAVLRDGKTIGEVTPMSEITMDEIINRMVGRDIKDMFPKMKANRGEKVLEVKNLCLKHPTLPGKQLIKDVSFDAYRGEILGISGLMGSGRSELVSSIFGAYRRGVCGEVHLHGKKLKIKRPQDAIRNGIALVTEDRKALGLVLGQSVLTNMTIGSLETVAHQWGVINKAKERNLARDYIGKLNIKTPGLDVAIDTLSGGNQQKVIVAKWLNTAPKVLILDEPTRGIDIGAKVEIYNLLNKLVEEGVTVIMISSELPEIMGMCHRILVMCEGEIAAELDETEATKELIMEYGTGSKKKGE, encoded by the coding sequence ATGCAAACAGCACAGGTGATCGCCATGGGCGAAGTCGTTTTGGAAATGAAGAATATCGTCAAGGATTTCCCTGGGGTCCGGGCTCTTGACGACGTGAATTTCGAGGCCCGCGCCGGTGAGGTGCTCGCCCTGGTGGGCGAGAACGGAGCCGGTAAGTCCACCCTCATGAAGGTGCTGAGCGGCGTCTGGCCGTACCCCACCTACGAAGGGGACATCTTCGTGAAGGGCAAACGGTGCCGGTTCCGCAACACGCGGGAAGCCGAGGCGGCCAAGGTGGCCATCATTTATCAGGAACTGAACCTGATCCCCGAGCTGACCGTTGCGGAAAACATTTTTCTCGACCGGCAGTTCTGTAGCCGGCTGGGCGTGGTCAACTGGAGCCGCGTCTATGCCGAAGCCCAGAACCTGCTGGACCAGCTCCACATCAAGGGAGTGAACCCCACGGACAAGGTCAGCGAGCTTACCGTGGGCAAGCAGCAGATGGTGGAGATAGCCAAGGCCCTTTCCAAGGACGCGGAGATCCTGGTCTTCGACGAGCCCACCTCCGCCCTTACGGACAAGGAAGTGGACGCCCTGTTCAAGACCATCCGCAAGCTCAAGGAAAACGGGGTCTGCATGACCTACATCTCCCACAAGATGGACGAGCTGGAGATCATTGCCGACCGGGTGGCCGTGCTGCGCGACGGCAAGACCATCGGCGAGGTCACCCCCATGAGCGAGATCACCATGGACGAGATCATCAACCGCATGGTGGGCCGCGACATCAAGGACATGTTCCCCAAGATGAAGGCCAACCGGGGCGAAAAGGTACTGGAGGTCAAAAACCTCTGCCTGAAGCACCCCACCCTACCGGGCAAGCAGCTCATCAAGGACGTTTCCTTCGACGCCTACAGGGGCGAGATCCTCGGAATATCCGGGCTCATGGGCTCGGGCCGCTCCGAGCTGGTCTCCAGCATCTTCGGCGCATACCGCAGGGGCGTGTGCGGCGAGGTCCACCTCCACGGCAAAAAACTCAAGATCAAGCGCCCCCAGGACGCAATCAGGAACGGCATCGCCCTGGTCACCGAGGACCGCAAGGCCCTGGGCCTGGTGCTGGGCCAGAGCGTGCTCACCAACATGACCATCGGCTCCCTGGAGACCGTTGCGCACCAGTGGGGCGTCATCAACAAGGCCAAGGAACGCAACCTGGCCCGCGACTACATCGGCAAGCTGAACATCAAGACGCCCGGCCTGGACGTGGCCATCGACACGCTGAGCGGCGGCAACCAGCAGAAGGTCATCGTGGCCAAGTGGCTGAACACGGCCCCCAAGGTGCTCATCCTGGACGAACCCACCAGGGGCATCGACATCGGGGCCAAAGTGGAAATCTACAACCTCCTCAACAAGCTGGTCGAGGAAGGTGTCACCGTGATCATGATCTCCTCGGAACTGCCCGAGATCATGGGCATGTGCCACCGCATCCTGGTCATGTGCGAAGGGGAGATAGCCGCGGAACTCGATGAGACGGAAGCAACCAAGGAGCTCATCATGGAATACGGCACCGGCAGCAAGAAGAAAGGGGAATAA
- a CDS encoding sugar ABC transporter substrate-binding protein, producing MQRTLTKLFTMAVAGLLVLSLAGPAAAKTLKVGFLLKTMQEERYQRDKAAFIKKAEDMGAKVYFDSANNDEQTQLMKFENLLAKGCQVIVLQPVNTGTAGAMVKAANDEGVKVIGYDSLLVNGPLDYMVMQDSWAVGKLQGEAMVEWLKAKKGKVEGNVALIMGQPGDSNAAAMSSGALEIIEQNPGLKLVAKQSHEGWSPDKAMATAENVLTKYQNNIDAFICNNSGMARGVISALDAQGLADVNKVFVAGSDADLVNIQYVAQGKQAVEIWKKINPLAETAAEMAVKVAKGEEIKADKNINNGFVDVPTVVTPVVPVTKDNIDSTIIAEGFYTKAQVYGQ from the coding sequence ATGCAACGTACACTGACGAAACTCTTCACCATGGCCGTGGCAGGCCTGCTCGTCCTGTCCCTGGCGGGCCCCGCTGCCGCCAAGACCCTCAAGGTCGGATTCCTGCTCAAGACCATGCAGGAAGAACGCTACCAGCGCGACAAGGCCGCCTTCATCAAGAAGGCCGAGGACATGGGTGCCAAGGTCTACTTCGACTCCGCCAACAACGACGAGCAGACCCAGCTCATGAAGTTCGAGAACCTGCTGGCCAAGGGCTGTCAGGTCATCGTGCTCCAGCCCGTGAACACCGGCACGGCCGGCGCCATGGTCAAGGCCGCCAACGACGAGGGCGTCAAGGTCATCGGCTACGACTCCCTGCTGGTGAACGGTCCCCTGGACTACATGGTCATGCAGGACAGCTGGGCCGTGGGCAAGCTCCAGGGCGAAGCCATGGTGGAATGGCTCAAGGCCAAGAAGGGCAAGGTTGAAGGCAACGTGGCCCTGATCATGGGCCAGCCCGGCGACTCCAACGCCGCGGCCATGTCCTCCGGCGCACTGGAAATCATCGAGCAGAACCCAGGCCTGAAGCTGGTCGCCAAGCAGTCCCACGAAGGCTGGTCCCCGGACAAGGCCATGGCCACCGCTGAAAACGTGCTCACCAAGTACCAGAACAACATCGACGCCTTCATCTGCAACAACAGCGGCATGGCCCGCGGCGTCATCTCCGCCCTGGACGCACAGGGCCTGGCCGACGTGAACAAGGTCTTCGTGGCCGGTTCCGACGCCGACCTGGTGAACATCCAGTACGTGGCCCAGGGCAAGCAGGCCGTGGAAATCTGGAAGAAGATCAACCCGCTGGCCGAGACCGCCGCCGAAATGGCCGTCAAGGTCGCCAAGGGTGAGGAAATCAAGGCCGACAAGAACATCAACAACGGTTTCGTGGACGTGCCCACAGTGGTCACCCCGGTGGTGCCTGTCACCAAGGACAACATCGACAGCACCATCATTGCCGAAGGTTTCTACACCAAGGCGCAGGTCTACGGTCAGTAA